From one Verrucomicrobiota bacterium genomic stretch:
- the acpS gene encoding holo-ACP synthase codes for MSSVLALGHDIVEIARIQAAYERYGRKFLDKVYSPQEQIYCLQQKNPYPSLAARFAVKEAVAKALGCGIGKRFTWKSVATTNDAHGKPQAFYDSLGKTLLQELGVQKTLLSITHTQTLASAVVILVR; via the coding sequence ATGAGCTCTGTTCTCGCGTTAGGTCACGACATCGTCGAAATCGCCCGTATCCAGGCGGCATATGAGCGCTACGGTCGAAAATTTCTCGATAAGGTTTACTCTCCTCAGGAGCAGATTTATTGCCTTCAACAAAAGAACCCCTACCCTTCTCTCGCGGCACGATTCGCGGTTAAGGAGGCTGTCGCAAAGGCCCTTGGATGTGGCATTGGAAAGCGGTTTACTTGGAAAAGCGTGGCGACAACTAATGATGCCCACGGGAAGCCGCAGGCATTTTATGATTCTTTAGGGAAGACACTACTCCAAGAACTCGGAGTTCAGAAAACTTTACTCTCCATTACACACACTCAGACACTTGCCTCGGCGGTCGTCATTTTGGTACGCTAG
- the hemW gene encoding radical SAM family heme chaperone HemW produces MNSQGKLYTPLGLYVHVPFCAVPCAYCAFYKERPTKSSLERYITAICQEISQIDDSRAFDSIYFGGGTPGILPIFAIDQIADTIHQRLHQEPKEWTVEIAPSTISQEKLQHWYDAGVNRISMGIQSFQLKILRTLGRRQTPEVVREAYTMIRQVGFQNVGLDLIFAAPGQTRKQLLQDLADAVALKPEHISTYCLTYEAETPMMQKYGDGADEVRDSGLHELICATLPQYGFQQYEISNFACPGFESLHNLNTWRMGDWIGVGPSASSQYRSRRYTNVADLERWSQGVSHYKPEQTDIVELTPEMLALDRIIFGLRTTEGVYLDDNVHAALVSDYAQQELLPRGFATLQQQQLRLTPKGRLLCDAITREIFCRVD; encoded by the coding sequence GTGAATTCGCAAGGAAAACTTTACACTCCGCTCGGTTTGTACGTCCATGTACCGTTTTGCGCCGTGCCGTGTGCGTACTGCGCTTTTTACAAAGAGCGGCCGACAAAATCGTCTCTTGAACGCTATATTACAGCGATTTGCCAGGAAATTTCACAAATCGATGACTCACGTGCATTTGACAGCATTTACTTTGGCGGTGGTACACCAGGGATTTTACCAATTTTTGCCATCGACCAAATCGCTGATACCATTCACCAAAGACTGCATCAAGAACCAAAGGAATGGACCGTCGAAATCGCGCCTTCGACCATTAGTCAAGAAAAGTTACAGCATTGGTATGATGCGGGCGTCAATCGCATCTCGATGGGGATTCAAAGTTTTCAGCTAAAAATACTCCGCACTTTAGGGCGGCGTCAAACACCTGAAGTTGTGCGAGAGGCATATACGATGATTCGCCAAGTCGGATTTCAAAATGTCGGTCTCGACCTCATATTTGCAGCACCTGGACAAACTCGGAAACAACTTTTACAAGACCTTGCCGACGCGGTTGCATTAAAACCGGAACACATTTCAACTTACTGCCTGACGTACGAAGCAGAAACTCCCATGATGCAGAAGTACGGTGATGGTGCCGACGAGGTGCGCGATAGCGGCCTCCATGAACTCATTTGCGCAACTCTCCCCCAATATGGCTTTCAGCAATACGAGATTTCGAACTTCGCATGCCCCGGATTCGAATCGCTACACAACCTCAACACCTGGCGTATGGGTGACTGGATCGGTGTCGGTCCTTCTGCCAGCAGCCAATATCGCTCCCGGCGCTACACCAATGTCGCAGACCTTGAACGTTGGTCGCAAGGGGTTTCTCATTACAAACCTGAGCAAACTGATATCGTTGAACTTACACCCGAGATGCTCGCACTTGACCGAATTATTTTTGGACTTCGTACGACGGAAGGCGTCTATCTTGATGATAATGTACATGCCGCCCTAGTCAGCGACTATGCGCAGCAAGAATTATTACCTCGTGGATTCGCCACATTACAGCAACAACAGCTTCGATTAACCCCAAAGGGCCGATTGCTTTGCGACGCAATTACACGGGAAATTTTTTGCCGAGTTGATTAA
- a CDS encoding RsmD family RNA methyltransferase: protein MRITGGIARGIRLKTIDEDTLRPATDYLRQAVFSSLGERVIGQRFLDLFSGVGGYGLEAWSRGAQSGIFIENNTKIARVLEDNITTIQRQLETNVNCPVWYSDAMTANVGETFGLIFVDPPYALARAYGSAMLTRFAQYLTPTSQSRLVFEMPVDIELPPPPGLKAVRRFAKRGKNSPAAVIYAPDS from the coding sequence ATGCGAATTACGGGGGGCATTGCACGAGGGATTCGCCTCAAAACGATCGATGAGGATACGCTGCGGCCGGCAACGGATTATTTACGGCAGGCAGTGTTTTCTTCTCTTGGTGAGCGCGTTATCGGGCAGCGCTTTTTAGACCTCTTTTCCGGCGTTGGTGGATATGGCCTTGAGGCGTGGAGTCGAGGTGCTCAAAGCGGAATTTTTATCGAAAACAACACAAAAATCGCACGCGTTCTAGAAGATAATATCACGACGATCCAACGGCAGCTAGAAACGAACGTGAATTGTCCGGTTTGGTATTCCGATGCGATGACGGCAAATGTCGGCGAGACTTTTGGCCTCATTTTTGTCGACCCTCCCTACGCACTAGCGCGGGCATATGGTTCGGCGATGCTCACACGATTTGCGCAGTACCTTACTCCGACGTCGCAATCACGCCTCGTCTTTGAGATGCCAGTAGATATCGAGTTGCCACCACCTCCAGGATTGAAAGCAGTGCGCCGCTTTGCGAAACGTGGAAAAAATAGTCCCGCAGCGGTCATTTACGCACCCGACAGTTAA
- the gmk gene encoding guanylate kinase, which translates to MSFGRVFIVSGPAGVGKTTVCRRLLAANAESLRRIVTVTTRPPRPEEREGIDYFFIDEPTFLHYIAEDKFLEYANVHRRYFYGTPIGAVFSNLRRGIDSLLIVDIQGMRQVRKRLQGLGCVTTIFLMPEHLGVLEERLQQRNSEKEEDIRARLRSAEMEIRCAQEYDYVIVSGTRDEDFWSMQQVYSGEHSRFRTAVRPYTTEKWLQLTAL; encoded by the coding sequence GTGAGCTTCGGTAGGGTTTTCATCGTATCGGGCCCTGCAGGTGTCGGTAAAACGACAGTTTGTAGGCGCCTACTCGCGGCGAATGCGGAGTCATTGCGGCGGATTGTAACGGTAACGACGCGGCCGCCACGGCCGGAGGAGCGGGAAGGGATCGATTATTTTTTCATCGATGAACCGACCTTTTTGCACTACATTGCCGAAGACAAATTTTTAGAATACGCGAATGTCCACCGGCGCTATTTTTATGGGACGCCCATCGGGGCTGTTTTTTCAAATCTCCGGCGTGGAATCGATTCGTTACTAATTGTCGACATTCAGGGAATGCGCCAGGTACGGAAGCGACTACAGGGGTTGGGTTGTGTAACAACAATTTTTCTCATGCCTGAGCACTTGGGTGTTCTTGAAGAACGCCTACAGCAAAGGAATTCTGAGAAAGAGGAGGACATTCGTGCGCGGCTACGGTCTGCGGAAATGGAAATTCGCTGTGCCCAGGAATATGATTACGTCATCGTCAGTGGTACTCGTGATGAAGATTTTTGGTCGATGCAACAGGTATATAGCGGCGAACATAGCCGCTTCCGGACTGCCGTTCGGCCTTATACGACTGAAAAGTGGCTTCAATTGACCGCATTATAA
- a CDS encoding HD domain-containing protein, translating into MDLRAVIQSHHDLAAIIDLLRGAGGHCYLVGGFVRDALLGRASANFDLEVFGLSSQQIIDLCRPRYAIDLVGKSYGILKIRQLDIDIGVPRREVKTGDTHTDFQVHEDPDLPIEEAIRRRDFTINSIYYDLENDNYIDPFHGRRDLEQKVLRHTSERFVEDPLRVLRGMQFCARFDLTPAPETVALCQTLSPAYLSADRIYQEFVKLLLQGEVISKGLSFLKATGWSQFFPELHTMIGLKQDPIRHPEGDAYQHICNVLDAFAHCRTHNRNDDLTLGFALLCHDFGKATTTFQDEKGTHAYWHEIIGILPAKNFMERLGVPKEIMIQALTLVQYHMEPRRFFKRNASDADLRRLAYNVRRLDLLALVGYCDCYGRVDHNEAIRNWLYSRAKELGILKAPPKAIVQGRHLVSIGIVPSKSYSRILMKAYFAQLNGDFDTLEDGLAYVRKLSLAQPMQSDPETERSSISV; encoded by the coding sequence ATGGATTTGCGCGCCGTCATTCAAAGTCATCACGATTTAGCGGCGATTATTGATCTGCTCCGTGGTGCTGGGGGCCACTGCTACCTGGTTGGTGGCTTTGTCCGTGACGCACTTTTAGGCCGGGCGAGCGCGAATTTTGACCTCGAGGTTTTTGGCCTCTCTTCGCAACAAATTATTGATCTCTGTCGCCCCCGTTACGCAATCGATCTTGTCGGCAAGTCATATGGAATCTTAAAAATCCGTCAACTGGATATCGACATTGGGGTTCCTCGTCGAGAGGTTAAAACCGGCGATACCCATACCGATTTTCAGGTTCATGAGGACCCTGATTTACCCATTGAAGAGGCAATTCGGCGCCGTGATTTTACGATCAATTCGATCTACTACGACCTCGAAAATGACAACTACATCGACCCCTTTCATGGTCGTCGAGATCTAGAGCAAAAAGTTTTGCGCCATACCAGTGAACGCTTCGTGGAAGATCCGCTACGGGTCCTCCGTGGCATGCAGTTTTGTGCACGGTTTGACCTAACACCAGCGCCAGAAACCGTTGCGCTCTGCCAGACGCTTTCGCCCGCATACCTCTCCGCAGATCGGATTTACCAGGAATTCGTCAAGTTACTGCTTCAAGGGGAAGTCATTTCAAAAGGACTGAGTTTCCTCAAAGCTACCGGTTGGTCACAGTTTTTCCCAGAACTCCACACGATGATCGGTCTCAAACAAGACCCGATTCGACATCCTGAGGGAGACGCCTATCAACATATTTGCAACGTTCTTGATGCTTTTGCGCATTGCCGGACGCATAACCGAAATGATGATCTGACGCTGGGATTCGCGCTTCTGTGCCACGACTTCGGGAAAGCAACGACAACCTTTCAGGACGAAAAAGGGACACACGCCTACTGGCATGAGATCATCGGCATTCTTCCGGCAAAAAATTTTATGGAGCGGCTTGGCGTTCCCAAAGAGATCATGATCCAAGCCCTCACGCTCGTCCAATATCACATGGAGCCACGCCGGTTCTTCAAACGCAACGCCTCAGACGCCGATCTGCGTCGGCTTGCGTATAACGTCCGTCGACTCGACCTTTTGGCCCTCGTAGGTTATTGCGACTGCTACGGACGCGTCGATCACAACGAAGCAATCCGCAATTGGCTTTATTCCCGGGCAAAGGAATTAGGGATCCTCAAAGCGCCCCCGAAAGCAATCGTCCAGGGACGGCATCTCGTATCCATCGGTATCGTGCCCAGTAAATCGTATTCGCGGATTTTGATGAAGGCGTATTTTGCGCAACTCAACGGTGATTTCGATACGCTTGAGGATGGGCTTGCTTACGTTCGCAAGTTATCACTGGCCCAGCCAATGCAATCCGACCCCGAAACCGAGCGCTCGTCCATTTCCGTCTAG
- a CDS encoding type II secretion system GspH family protein yields the protein MDIRRTNGKKGMTLVEILIVIALIGVLAGVMMSSLGSIQNSGKEGAAKIFCQSTVANAIYSYKTTKGIPPKDMAALTEFFGGKEPLDPWNNPYGIALDSKSNILVWSSCNNGPAEEANITDLGFANPGAGVYTSAQVEEINKGNMADGSTIPSDRHKIVAGFHSN from the coding sequence ATGGATATACGTAGGACGAATGGGAAAAAAGGTATGACGTTAGTCGAGATCTTGATCGTGATCGCGCTGATCGGCGTCTTGGCGGGTGTGATGATGAGCTCGCTCGGAAGCATCCAAAACAGCGGTAAAGAAGGAGCGGCGAAGATATTTTGTCAATCGACAGTCGCCAATGCGATTTACTCATACAAGACAACAAAGGGAATACCTCCCAAAGATATGGCCGCACTGACCGAATTTTTCGGCGGCAAGGAACCTCTTGATCCATGGAATAATCCCTACGGTATAGCGCTTGACTCAAAGAGCAACATTTTGGTTTGGTCAAGTTGCAATAACGGTCCTGCGGAGGAAGCGAACATCACGGATTTAGGCTTTGCGAACCCAGGCGCTGGCGTGTACACGAGTGCCCAAGTCGAAGAGATCAACAAAGGTAATATGGCTGATGGCAGTACCATCCCGAGCGATCGACACAAAATCGTGGCTGGTTTCCACTCGAATTAA